A portion of the Acidisarcina polymorpha genome contains these proteins:
- a CDS encoding ATP-dependent Clp protease ATP-binding subunit — translation MFERYTEKARRVIFFARYEASQFGSPYIETEHLLLGLLREDKALTNRFLRSHASVESIRKQIEGHTTIREKVSTSVDLPLSNECKRVLAYAAEEAERLSHKHIGTEHLLLGLLREEKCFAAEILHERGLKLVAIREELARATQEKAPASQQRSRESSLLAEFSRDLTQAAMDTQLDPLVGRDTELERVIQILCRRTKNNPVLIGEPGVGKTAIVEGLAQRISDGEVPSFLADKRVLALDLSLIVAGTKYRGQFEERLKTIMKELMENQNSIIFIDELHTLVGAGSAEGSLDAANILKPALSRGEIQCIGATTPAEYRKSIEKDRSLERRFQAVKVPPPNEEDAIKIIMGIKDRYEKFHAVSYTDDSIFFAVSHSNRYIPDRFLPDKAIDLIDEAGARVKLRQTSLPEEITEVQKRIKFIVHRMENAIANHEFEKARFYSDEERKERENLRALRDKYHLDDSTAGIVTREDIEDVVSRWTGVPIFSIKEEETQKLLRVEEELHKRVISQEKAISALARAIRRSRAGLKSPHRPIGSFLFLGPTGVGKTEMARTLANFLFGSEKSLIRFDMSEFMEKHSVSKLIGSPPGYVGYEEGGQLTERVKRSPYSVVLLDEIEKAHPDVFNILLQVFEDGQLTDGLGNTVDFKNTILIMTSNIGARHLQRKQGLGFQSDREDHVMEKIEELVKNEVKRTFNPEFLNRLDEVIIFLSLSDADLIQILELLVQQLNANLAQKAITISVTEEAKKWIIEKTLIDRTYGARPLRRALQRYVEDPLSEALIAGGITERPAFLEVYLENNQLYYRPVSQVGEEKSDGVLLFSA, via the coding sequence ATGTTCGAGCGTTATACAGAGAAGGCACGGCGCGTGATCTTTTTCGCGCGATATGAAGCCAGCCAGTTTGGCTCCCCGTACATTGAAACCGAACACCTGCTCCTCGGCCTGCTGCGCGAAGATAAAGCGTTGACTAATCGCTTTCTGCGCTCGCATGCGTCGGTTGAATCCATCCGGAAACAGATAGAAGGTCATACCACGATTCGAGAGAAGGTTTCGACTTCGGTCGACCTGCCCTTATCGAACGAATGCAAGCGGGTCCTGGCATATGCGGCAGAAGAGGCGGAGCGGCTTTCGCACAAGCACATTGGCACGGAGCATCTGCTGCTGGGCCTGCTTCGCGAGGAGAAGTGCTTTGCGGCGGAGATCCTGCACGAGCGGGGATTGAAGCTGGTGGCGATCCGCGAGGAGCTGGCGCGGGCGACGCAAGAGAAGGCTCCGGCGTCGCAGCAGCGGAGCCGCGAGTCGAGCCTGCTGGCCGAGTTCTCTCGCGACCTCACGCAGGCGGCGATGGATACGCAGCTTGATCCGCTGGTTGGCAGGGACACGGAGCTGGAGCGCGTGATCCAGATCCTTTGCCGCCGGACGAAGAACAATCCGGTCTTGATCGGCGAGCCGGGTGTCGGCAAGACGGCGATCGTCGAAGGCCTGGCGCAGCGCATTTCAGACGGCGAAGTGCCGAGCTTTCTGGCCGACAAGCGGGTGCTGGCGCTCGATCTGTCGCTGATTGTTGCTGGCACGAAATACCGCGGGCAGTTTGAAGAGCGGTTAAAGACGATCATGAAGGAGCTGATGGAAAATCAAAACTCCATCATCTTCATCGATGAGCTGCACACCCTGGTTGGGGCGGGTTCGGCGGAAGGTTCGCTCGATGCCGCGAATATCCTGAAGCCGGCTTTGTCTCGCGGCGAGATCCAGTGCATCGGCGCGACGACCCCGGCGGAGTATCGCAAATCGATCGAGAAGGACCGGTCGCTCGAACGGCGTTTTCAAGCGGTCAAAGTGCCGCCACCGAACGAAGAAGACGCGATCAAGATCATTATGGGAATCAAGGACCGTTATGAGAAATTCCACGCCGTCAGCTACACCGACGACTCGATTTTCTTTGCCGTCTCCCATTCCAACCGGTACATTCCGGACAGGTTCCTTCCCGATAAGGCGATCGATCTGATCGACGAGGCTGGCGCCCGGGTCAAGCTACGCCAGACTTCCCTTCCCGAGGAGATTACCGAGGTCCAGAAGCGGATAAAGTTCATCGTCCACCGGATGGAAAACGCGATTGCGAACCATGAGTTCGAGAAGGCGCGGTTTTATTCGGACGAGGAACGCAAAGAGCGCGAAAACCTGCGTGCTCTGCGGGACAAGTACCATCTTGACGATTCGACCGCCGGCATAGTCACCCGGGAAGACATCGAGGACGTGGTCAGCCGCTGGACGGGCGTACCGATTTTCTCGATCAAGGAAGAAGAGACCCAGAAGCTGCTGCGGGTCGAGGAGGAGCTGCACAAGCGGGTCATCTCGCAAGAGAAGGCGATCTCGGCGCTGGCGAGAGCCATCCGGCGTTCACGCGCCGGCTTGAAATCTCCGCATCGGCCGATTGGGTCGTTCCTCTTCCTGGGACCGACCGGCGTTGGCAAGACGGAAATGGCGCGAACCCTCGCCAACTTCCTCTTTGGCAGCGAGAAGTCGCTGATCCGCTTCGATATGTCGGAGTTCATGGAGAAGCATTCGGTGTCGAAGCTGATTGGTTCGCCTCCGGGATACGTCGGGTACGAGGAAGGTGGCCAGCTGACCGAACGGGTCAAGCGCTCGCCCTACTCGGTGGTGCTGCTCGATGAGATCGAGAAGGCGCACCCGGATGTCTTCAACATTTTGTTGCAGGTCTTTGAAGACGGACAGTTGACCGATGGACTGGGCAATACGGTCGACTTCAAGAACACGATCCTGATCATGACTTCGAACATTGGCGCGCGGCACTTGCAGAGAAAGCAGGGTTTGGGCTTCCAATCGGATCGTGAAGACCATGTGATGGAGAAGATCGAAGAGCTGGTCAAAAATGAGGTGAAGCGAACTTTCAACCCAGAGTTCCTGAACCGTCTTGACGAGGTCATCATCTTCCTGTCGCTCTCGGATGCCGACCTGATCCAGATCCTCGAACTGCTGGTCCAGCAGCTCAACGCGAATCTGGCGCAGAAGGCGATCACCATTTCGGTGACCGAAGAGGCGAAGAAGTGGATTATCGAGAAGACGCTGATCGACCGGACCTACGGGGCGCGTCCTCTACGGAGGGCCTTGCAGCGGTACGTCGAAGATCCGCTGTCGGAGGCGCTGATCGCCGGCGGCATTACCGAACGGCCAGCGTTCCTGGAGGTCTATTTGGAGAACAACCAGCTCTACTATCGTCCGGTAAGTCAGGTGGGCGAGGAGAAGAGCGACGGGGTTCTGCTGTTCAGCGCCTAG
- a CDS encoding YtxH domain-containing protein: MDALKFWAVFSIGVAAGAAVALIYAPQSGAKTRKQLKRKLEDATDYLKDATENIGDYADKAAKRGRDVWEDVADSASKAASRGVKTVSDLI; this comes from the coding sequence ATGGACGCATTGAAGTTTTGGGCGGTCTTTTCGATCGGAGTGGCTGCCGGCGCGGCCGTGGCACTTATCTACGCTCCGCAGTCCGGAGCCAAGACCCGCAAGCAGCTCAAGCGCAAGCTCGAAGACGCCACCGACTACCTCAAAGACGCTACCGAAAACATCGGCGACTACGCCGATAAGGCTGCCAAGCGCGGTCGGGATGTCTGGGAAGACGTCGCCGACTCCGCCAGCAAAGCAGCCAGCCGCGGCGTCAAAACCGTATCTGATCTGATCTAG
- a CDS encoding AMP-binding protein — translation MRANLATLVEDFRRHGAQTAVVVYRGNRRYATSYRELALLAGRFSAELARRGIGPGERVVLWGENSAEWIAAFFGCLLRGVIAVPLDAAGSGDFGARVIADVAPRLIAGDRSLLARAELPGSSKPPQLSFLDFADSLPAEPLFTVDPSVSDVTPLQIVFTSGTTSEPKGVVHTHRNVLASLGPIEREIGKYLKYERIFHPLRFLHSLPLSHVFGQFMGLWVPPLLAAEVHFESQLEPSRLIATIRRERISVLAAVPRVLEPLRTHLLASDPRLAEEMAAGRGERVWKHWWRFRGIHRAFGFKFWAIVCGGASLPQELEEFWNTLGFALIQGYGLTETAALVTLNHPFKIGRGTIGKPLPGREVRLGENGEILVRGDMLSTSSWQGGRLQPRQDEWLATGDLAARDASGELRFVGRQSDVIVSASGMNIHAADLEAALCKQPGVRSCVVVGCPALGGTEPLAVVIDSGVSQSPAANGISAADGALAEAVRGANRELAEFQQIRRWVRWPEMEFPYTPTGKLLRRRVADWACAALARPDEAGREAGDGDWLLRLIASVSGAKVTEASDASLLSEDLQLDSLGRVQLQSALEQQLGVELPDDAMEGVRTLGELRALVSLPGRRNVEERVERRVPAPETPSDRATKPDDHRYPFWPWTTPVRWLRVLFLETVMRPLVWLLAAPQVIRDSSGLPDGPLLIIANHVSSYDAALVLYALPPKLRHRVAVAMSGEMLRDFREGRRQSEFRFSDFGPVAYFLITALFNVFPLPRSMGFRRSFAHAGQAMDRGYSVLIFPEGHRSEDGRLHPFRSGIGILAAESRVPILPVALRGVGEIKQAKSKWFRSGKLMIHVGRIQSIDEAVGPAVLTQSLEEVIRGM, via the coding sequence ATGCGGGCAAACCTGGCTACTCTCGTCGAGGATTTCCGCCGCCACGGGGCGCAGACAGCGGTGGTGGTGTATCGCGGCAATCGACGCTATGCGACTTCTTACCGTGAACTGGCGTTGCTAGCGGGCCGCTTCTCAGCCGAGCTCGCCAGGCGCGGAATCGGCCCGGGCGAGCGGGTGGTGCTTTGGGGGGAGAACTCAGCGGAATGGATTGCCGCCTTCTTCGGCTGCCTGTTGCGCGGAGTGATTGCGGTGCCGCTCGACGCGGCCGGTTCGGGCGACTTTGGGGCACGGGTGATTGCGGACGTTGCGCCGCGGCTGATTGCTGGTGACCGCTCGCTGCTGGCCAGAGCAGAGTTGCCGGGTTCCTCGAAGCCGCCCCAACTCTCTTTTCTCGACTTTGCGGATTCCCTCCCTGCGGAGCCTCTGTTCACCGTCGATCCCAGCGTCTCCGACGTGACGCCGCTGCAAATTGTCTTCACGTCGGGCACCACTTCGGAGCCGAAGGGGGTCGTCCATACGCACCGGAACGTGCTGGCGAGCCTGGGGCCGATCGAGCGGGAGATTGGCAAGTACCTCAAGTACGAACGAATCTTTCACCCGCTGCGTTTTCTGCATAGCCTCCCGCTGAGCCATGTTTTTGGGCAGTTCATGGGGCTGTGGGTGCCTCCGCTGCTGGCGGCCGAGGTCCACTTCGAATCGCAGCTGGAGCCATCCCGGCTGATTGCGACGATTCGCAGAGAGCGCATCTCGGTGCTAGCCGCGGTGCCGCGCGTTCTCGAGCCGCTGCGTACGCATCTTCTGGCGTCCGATCCGCGGCTCGCAGAGGAGATGGCGGCTGGGCGCGGGGAGCGGGTGTGGAAGCACTGGTGGAGGTTCCGCGGCATTCATCGGGCGTTTGGCTTCAAGTTCTGGGCGATCGTTTGCGGAGGCGCCTCGTTGCCTCAGGAGCTGGAAGAGTTCTGGAACACTTTGGGTTTTGCGCTGATTCAAGGCTATGGACTCACCGAAACAGCGGCGCTGGTGACGTTGAATCATCCGTTCAAGATCGGTCGCGGGACTATTGGGAAACCATTGCCGGGCCGCGAAGTTCGCCTGGGGGAAAACGGCGAAATCCTGGTGCGGGGCGACATGCTGTCGACCTCAAGCTGGCAAGGCGGCCGTTTGCAGCCGAGGCAGGACGAGTGGCTCGCGACCGGCGACTTGGCGGCGCGGGACGCGTCTGGCGAGCTGCGCTTCGTCGGGCGGCAGAGCGACGTTATCGTCAGCGCTTCGGGCATGAACATTCATGCCGCCGACCTCGAAGCCGCTCTGTGCAAACAGCCGGGGGTGCGGAGCTGCGTGGTGGTCGGCTGCCCGGCTTTGGGCGGCACCGAGCCGTTGGCGGTGGTGATCGATTCAGGGGTAAGCCAAAGTCCGGCGGCAAACGGTATCTCGGCGGCGGACGGGGCCCTGGCGGAGGCGGTGCGCGGCGCCAACCGGGAGCTCGCTGAATTTCAGCAGATACGCCGCTGGGTGCGCTGGCCGGAGATGGAGTTTCCCTATACTCCCACCGGCAAACTGCTGCGCCGGCGGGTCGCCGACTGGGCATGCGCAGCGTTGGCGCGTCCGGATGAGGCTGGCCGGGAAGCCGGCGATGGGGACTGGCTTCTCCGTTTGATTGCCTCGGTGAGCGGGGCGAAGGTGACCGAGGCGAGCGATGCTTCCCTGCTCTCCGAGGACCTCCAGCTCGACAGCCTGGGACGGGTACAGCTGCAATCGGCGCTCGAACAGCAGTTGGGCGTGGAGCTGCCGGATGACGCGATGGAGGGCGTCCGGACGCTGGGCGAGCTGCGTGCGCTGGTGAGCTTGCCCGGCCGCAGGAACGTTGAAGAGCGGGTCGAGCGTAGAGTTCCGGCGCCAGAAACGCCGTCCGACCGGGCAACGAAGCCGGATGATCATCGCTATCCGTTCTGGCCATGGACGACTCCGGTTCGCTGGCTGCGGGTGCTCTTCCTTGAGACGGTCATGCGGCCGCTGGTCTGGCTGCTGGCTGCGCCGCAGGTGATCCGCGACAGCAGCGGCCTTCCCGACGGGCCGCTGCTGATCATTGCCAACCACGTGAGCAGTTATGACGCCGCTCTGGTGCTCTATGCGCTACCGCCGAAGCTGCGGCATCGCGTGGCGGTGGCGATGTCGGGCGAGATGCTGCGCGACTTCCGCGAGGGTCGCAGACAGAGTGAATTCCGGTTTAGCGACTTCGGACCGGTTGCTTATTTCTTGATCACGGCGCTGTTCAATGTCTTTCCGCTGCCGCGATCGATGGGCTTTCGGCGGAGCTTTGCCCATGCTGGTCAGGCGATGGATCGGGGCTATTCGGTGCTGATTTTCCCGGAGGGCCACCGTTCGGAGGATGGGCGGCTGCATCCTTTTCGCAGCGGAATCGGCATTTTGGCGGCGGAGTCCAGAGTGCCCATTTTGCCAGTCGCCCTGAGGGGGGTTGGAGAGATAAAGCAAGCCAAGTCAAAATGGTTCCGTTCCGGGAAGTTGATGATCCATGTTGGGAGGATTCAGTCGATCGACGAAGCAGTCGGACCGGCGGTCTTGACTCAATCGCTCGAAGAGGTGATTCGCGGCATGTGA
- the atpB gene encoding F0F1 ATP synthase subunit A, giving the protein MAKPLAESDLRWSYPRAAPALRIHTGSRAHLISSTLTIELLVTAFLLLSFIAVRVTLDIERPPAAQHLAEMLHEFVTNQAGAIMGRGFEPHLPFVTTILLFIGCCNLAGLLPGIHTPTATPSVPLAVALLTFLYSEFHAVRVQGVLGYLKSLGGPIWWTVPLILPVEIISHLNRNVSLTVRVYANMYASDLLTLVFFSLVPIGLPVVFLGLHFGVALIQCYVFMLLALIYLAEANAGH; this is encoded by the coding sequence ATGGCTAAGCCACTTGCTGAATCGGATCTTCGGTGGAGTTATCCTCGCGCTGCTCCAGCCCTGCGCATCCACACCGGGAGCCGCGCCCATCTCATCAGCTCCACCTTGACCATCGAGTTGCTGGTGACAGCCTTCCTCCTTCTGTCCTTCATCGCGGTACGAGTGACGCTCGATATCGAGAGGCCGCCCGCTGCTCAGCACCTTGCCGAGATGCTGCATGAATTCGTGACGAACCAGGCAGGAGCCATAATGGGCCGCGGCTTCGAACCTCATCTTCCTTTTGTCACCACCATTCTGCTTTTCATCGGATGCTGCAATCTGGCTGGCCTTCTGCCGGGAATCCATACCCCGACCGCAACCCCCTCTGTGCCGCTCGCCGTGGCCTTGCTGACGTTTCTGTACAGCGAATTCCATGCAGTTCGCGTGCAAGGCGTCCTGGGATACTTGAAGAGTCTGGGAGGCCCCATCTGGTGGACGGTTCCGCTCATTCTTCCCGTCGAAATCATCTCCCACCTGAACCGCAATGTTTCACTCACCGTGCGTGTCTATGCGAATATGTACGCCAGCGACCTGCTCACCCTGGTCTTCTTTTCGCTCGTTCCCATCGGGCTGCCGGTCGTCTTCCTGGGTCTACATTTCGGAGTAGCGCTCATTCAATGCTACGTTTTTATGCTGCTTGCCTTGATCTATCTCGCTGAAGCCAATGCCGGCCATTGA
- a CDS encoding NADH-quinone oxidoreductase subunit A: MHSQNYFWNYLPLLIQVIVVVGMGVGMVTGSWFIGRHRNTKAKLEAYECGIPVLGDARGRFSVRFYMVAMLFILFDVEAVFMLPWAVIYRKLPSLGVGRFFGFWEMIVYLGFVAVGLFYIWHKGILDWSSDKADL; this comes from the coding sequence ATGCACTCGCAAAATTATTTCTGGAACTACCTGCCACTGCTGATTCAAGTAATTGTCGTCGTCGGCATGGGGGTGGGCATGGTGACCGGGTCCTGGTTTATCGGGCGGCACCGGAATACGAAGGCCAAACTGGAAGCCTATGAGTGCGGCATCCCCGTGTTAGGCGATGCGCGGGGCCGCTTCTCAGTGCGCTTCTACATGGTCGCGATGCTGTTCATCCTGTTCGATGTGGAAGCGGTTTTCATGCTGCCGTGGGCGGTGATCTACCGCAAGCTGCCTTCGCTCGGCGTCGGCCGGTTCTTCGGCTTCTGGGAGATGATCGTGTATCTCGGCTTCGTCGCGGTTGGCCTGTTTTACATCTGGCACAAGGGCATTCTGGATTGGTCTTCCGACAAGGCGGACCTCTAA
- a CDS encoding NADH-quinone oxidoreductase subunit C — protein sequence MPTSTKDAVLSEHAANPGISALLGWKPAAIVDALWDRSELTLTVAVDDIREAAKVVRDAGFNFLEDVTAVDWYPTEPRFQVSYHILSHGLKQRIRLRAFVSSDDPVIDSITPIWPSANFYEREVFDLFGIRFAGHPNLRRIMMPDEWEGHPLRKDYPVEGYR from the coding sequence ATGCCGACCTCGACCAAAGACGCTGTGCTCTCCGAACATGCTGCGAATCCGGGAATCTCCGCCTTGCTGGGGTGGAAGCCGGCGGCCATTGTCGACGCGTTGTGGGACCGCAGTGAGTTGACGTTGACGGTGGCCGTCGATGACATTCGCGAAGCAGCGAAGGTGGTGCGGGACGCCGGATTCAACTTCCTTGAAGACGTGACGGCGGTTGACTGGTATCCGACCGAGCCGCGGTTTCAGGTGAGCTACCACATTCTTTCGCATGGCTTGAAGCAGCGGATCCGGTTGCGGGCTTTCGTGTCGAGCGACGATCCGGTGATCGACAGCATCACTCCGATCTGGCCGTCGGCGAACTTCTATGAGCGCGAGGTCTTCGACCTCTTCGGGATACGCTTCGCGGGGCACCCGAACCTGCGCCGCATCATGATGCCGGACGAATGGGAAGGCCATCCCTTACGCAAGGACTATCCGGTGGAGGGTTACCGCTGA
- the nuoD gene encoding NADH dehydrogenase (quinone) subunit D — translation MTEFVATGSLLEPHVVEGSGDTTMVLNMGPQHPSTHGVLRLVIEIDGETVLKVVPDIGYLHTGIEKTCEAKFYQQVVPMTDRIDYLSPMSNNLCYCLAVEKLLEMEIPEKAQWMRVLLNELTRLNSHLVWLGTHAMDIGALTVFLYTFREREEILRIFEHVSGQRMMTSYFRIGGLALEPPFDFFDRVQALIKILPEKIDEYQNLLTGNPIWVSRLKGVGHLSAADGIALGVTGPPLRASGVDFDLRRDMPYSSYEKFQFKVPVSNDCDVWARYVIRLEEMRESVKICQQALDGMPEGPIKADSPKVVLPDREKMKTQMESLIYHFKIVTEGFPVPAGEVYQAIESPRGEMGYYVVSDGTAKPYRVHMRNPSFATLQALQVMCEGRLLADVVAVIGSIDIVLGEIDR, via the coding sequence ATGACAGAATTTGTTGCTACCGGCTCGCTGCTCGAACCGCATGTCGTCGAAGGCTCGGGCGACACGACGATGGTCCTCAACATGGGACCGCAGCACCCCTCGACCCACGGCGTCTTGCGGCTGGTGATTGAGATTGACGGCGAGACCGTGCTCAAGGTCGTCCCCGACATCGGCTATCTGCACACTGGCATTGAAAAGACCTGCGAGGCGAAGTTTTACCAGCAGGTCGTGCCGATGACCGACCGCATCGACTATCTCAGCCCGATGTCGAACAATCTCTGCTACTGCCTGGCGGTCGAGAAGCTGCTGGAGATGGAGATTCCGGAGAAGGCGCAGTGGATGCGCGTTCTACTCAATGAGCTAACCCGGTTGAATTCGCACCTGGTTTGGCTGGGCACGCACGCGATGGACATTGGCGCGCTGACCGTCTTCCTCTATACCTTCCGCGAGCGGGAAGAGATTTTGAGGATCTTCGAGCACGTCTCTGGCCAGCGGATGATGACTTCGTATTTCCGGATCGGCGGTTTGGCGCTCGAGCCTCCGTTCGACTTCTTCGACCGCGTCCAGGCGCTGATCAAGATCCTGCCCGAGAAGATTGATGAGTATCAGAACCTGCTCACGGGCAACCCGATCTGGGTGAGCCGGTTGAAGGGTGTCGGACACTTGAGCGCAGCGGATGGCATTGCGCTGGGAGTGACCGGGCCGCCCTTGCGGGCCAGCGGCGTCGATTTCGACTTGCGGCGGGACATGCCGTATTCGAGCTATGAGAAGTTCCAGTTCAAGGTGCCGGTCTCGAACGATTGCGATGTCTGGGCCCGGTATGTGATTCGCCTCGAAGAGATGCGCGAGTCGGTCAAGATCTGTCAGCAGGCGCTCGATGGGATGCCGGAGGGTCCGATCAAGGCGGATTCGCCGAAGGTGGTTCTGCCCGACCGGGAAAAAATGAAGACCCAGATGGAGTCGCTCATCTACCACTTCAAGATCGTGACCGAGGGCTTCCCGGTCCCGGCAGGCGAGGTCTATCAGGCGATCGAATCGCCGCGCGGCGAGATGGGGTATTACGTGGTTTCGGACGGCACCGCGAAGCCGTACCGGGTGCATATGCGGAATCCGTCGTTCGCGACGTTACAGGCCCTGCAGGTGATGTGCGAAGGCCGGCTGCTGGCAGATGTAGTGGCGGTGATCGGCTCGATCGACATCGTGCTCGGGGAGATCGACCGGTGA
- the nuoE gene encoding complex I 24 kDa subunit family protein: MSTTITIFSPELAARFDKLVTAYPVRRSALVPMLLYAQDEVGCLSDAVIEEIAERVQLSPLEVRNVISYYSLLHLKPHGKFHVQVCTNISCMLRGGNELLAHCSQRLGIGHKETTPDGVFSLEEVECIGACCWAPAVQVNYDFHDNLTPEAMDKILDEYRAKAQSAPKADSNGKGV; the protein is encoded by the coding sequence ATGAGTACGACGATAACGATTTTTTCTCCTGAACTCGCGGCCCGCTTCGACAAGCTGGTGACTGCCTATCCGGTGCGGCGTTCGGCGCTGGTGCCGATGCTGCTCTATGCGCAGGACGAGGTCGGATGCCTCTCGGATGCGGTGATCGAAGAGATTGCAGAACGAGTGCAGTTGAGCCCGCTCGAAGTTCGCAACGTGATCAGCTACTATTCGCTGCTTCACCTGAAGCCGCATGGTAAATTCCACGTCCAGGTGTGCACCAACATCAGCTGCATGCTGCGCGGCGGGAATGAATTGCTCGCCCATTGCAGCCAACGGCTAGGCATCGGCCATAAGGAAACCACCCCGGATGGCGTCTTTTCTTTGGAAGAGGTCGAGTGCATCGGGGCCTGCTGCTGGGCGCCAGCGGTGCAGGTGAACTACGACTTCCATGACAACCTGACGCCCGAGGCGATGGACAAGATACTCGACGAGTACCGGGCCAAAGCGCAATCCGCCCCTAAGGCAGACAGCAACGGAAAGGGAGTTTGA
- the nuoF gene encoding NADH-quinone oxidoreductase subunit NuoF: MPELVSHPDEVKVISYRFGQGAANLDKYVELGGYESLKKCIAQGPEWVINEMKASGLRGRGGAGFPTGLKWSFVPKQSDRAKYVLVNGDESEPGTCKDHLIFLHDPHAIIEGTIIAGLAIGAKTGFIYLRGEYRYLLQIMEKAIADAYAQGYLGKNIMGTGFDFDVISHTGAGAYEVGEESALMESLEGKRGIPRIKPPFPAVVGIYGGPTVINNAETIAAVPSIFRIGAAEYAKLGSERNGGTRLFGISGHVERPGVYELPMGYNLKKMIYEVAGGIKDGKKLKAVVPGGSSTPVLKADEIDVGMDFDQMGKAGTMLGSAGVVVLDESVCMVEFALRTIKFYQHESCGWCIPCREGTDWLKKTLTRFHAGGGVAKDIDNIKYLAENMLGRTFCPLGDAAAMPTIAFVKKFREEFEDHLNGKPCPYAKAGVGELVGV; this comes from the coding sequence ATGCCCGAACTGGTCTCCCATCCCGATGAAGTGAAGGTCATCTCCTACCGTTTCGGCCAGGGCGCGGCCAATCTCGACAAGTATGTCGAGTTGGGCGGATACGAATCGCTCAAGAAGTGCATTGCGCAGGGCCCGGAGTGGGTCATCAACGAGATGAAGGCTTCAGGGTTGCGCGGGCGAGGCGGCGCGGGCTTCCCGACCGGGCTGAAATGGTCGTTCGTGCCTAAGCAAAGCGACCGGGCGAAATATGTTCTGGTCAACGGCGACGAAAGCGAGCCGGGCACCTGCAAAGACCACCTGATCTTCCTGCACGACCCGCACGCGATCATCGAAGGGACGATCATCGCCGGTCTCGCGATCGGCGCCAAGACCGGCTTCATCTACCTGCGCGGCGAATACCGCTACTTGCTTCAAATCATGGAGAAGGCGATTGCCGACGCCTATGCCCAAGGCTATCTTGGCAAGAACATCATGGGCACGGGCTTCGACTTCGACGTCATCTCGCATACCGGCGCGGGCGCGTACGAGGTTGGTGAAGAGTCGGCGCTGATGGAGTCGCTCGAGGGGAAGCGCGGTATTCCCCGGATCAAGCCGCCCTTCCCCGCGGTGGTCGGGATCTATGGCGGCCCGACGGTGATCAACAATGCGGAGACGATTGCGGCGGTGCCGAGCATCTTCCGTATCGGCGCGGCGGAGTATGCGAAGCTCGGCTCGGAGCGTAATGGCGGGACGCGCCTCTTCGGCATCTCGGGCCATGTGGAGCGCCCGGGCGTCTACGAGTTGCCGATGGGTTACAACCTAAAGAAGATGATTTACGAGGTCGCCGGCGGCATTAAGGACGGCAAGAAGCTGAAAGCGGTCGTGCCCGGCGGCTCGTCGACGCCGGTGCTCAAGGCGGATGAGATCGATGTCGGCATGGACTTCGATCAGATGGGCAAGGCGGGGACGATGCTCGGTTCGGCGGGCGTAGTAGTGCTCGATGAGTCGGTGTGCATGGTCGAGTTCGCCTTGCGCACGATCAAGTTCTACCAGCATGAGAGCTGCGGCTGGTGTATTCCCTGCCGCGAAGGCACGGATTGGCTGAAGAAGACGCTGACCCGCTTTCACGCAGGCGGCGGCGTGGCCAAGGACATCGACAACATCAAGTACCTGGCGGAGAACATGCTGGGGCGGACGTTCTGTCCGCTGGGCGATGCGGCGGCGATGCCGACGATCGCTTTCGTGAAGAAGTTCCGCGAGGAGTTTGAGGACCATTTGAATGGCAAGCCTTGCCCGTATGCGAAGGCTGGGGTGGGTGAGCTGGTTGGGGTTTGA
- a CDS encoding type II toxin-antitoxin system HicA family toxin: protein MRRLGWVSWLGFEEPEAIKLVEADGLVLEAQKGSHMRFRHPDKAATARTMTRMWSTRSLNG, encoded by the coding sequence ATGCGAAGGCTGGGGTGGGTGAGCTGGTTGGGGTTTGAGGAGCCCGAGGCTATCAAGCTGGTTGAGGCCGATGGTTTGGTCTTAGAAGCGCAAAAAGGTAGTCACATGCGCTTCAGGCATCCAGACAAAGCCGCGACAGCGAGGACTATGACCAGGATGTGGAGTACACGGTCGTTGAATGGCTAA
- a CDS encoding type II toxin-antitoxin system HicA family toxin: protein MRPRELVRRLEADGWYRTGQTGSHRHFRHPTKEGLLIVPMHAGKEIGRGLLHSILKKAGLE, encoded by the coding sequence TTGAGACCGCGAGAACTGGTTCGCAGGCTTGAAGCGGATGGTTGGTATCGCACAGGACAAACAGGAAGCCACCGGCACTTCCGTCATCCGACAAAAGAGGGCCTGCTGATCGTTCCGATGCACGCTGGAAAAGAAATCGGCAGAGGGCTGCTTCACAGTATTCTGAAAAAGGCGGGGTTGGAATGA